The region GAGAAACTCTTCAACAGGCTTTCGTTGCTCTGGACGAGCTTCTTCAATTCTTCGGCGTTGAGCTTGCCGTCGCCGTCCGTGTCGAGCTTGGCGAATGCCTCGGAGGTGAGCTTGGTTTCACTGCGCGTGAGCTTGCCGTCCTTGTCCCGATCGTTTTTGTCGATGTAATTGCCGATCACCTTGGACGTGCTGCTCGAATCGCTGGATGTGCTCGAATTCGTGATGGAATCGAGCAGTTGCCGGCTCCCTTTCAGGAACGTGGTCAATTCCTCGGCGCTGATGACGCCGTCCTTGTTCGTGTCGATCCTCGTGAACGATTCATTGGCCATCTTGGTTTCGCTGCGTGAGAGGACGCCGTCGCTGTTCTTGTCGTTCTTTTTAATGTATTCGGTCGCGGCCTTGGCCAGGTCCGTGGAACCGACATCGCTGCTGTTGTCCATGAGTTCGTTGAGGATATTGCTCGTCTTGGACAACGACTTGTAGTTTTTGACATAGGTCTGGATGGCCTTGCCGTTCTTGCTCAGGTAGGTGCGCATCTCGTCTCGATCAACGGCGTTGTCGCCGTTGGCGTCCAGTTTTTGAAACGCCTCATCGGAAATGGTCACTTCGTCCTTGGTCAGAACGTTGTCTCG is a window of Desulfovibrio aminophilus DSM 12254 DNA encoding:
- a CDS encoding EF-hand domain-containing protein, whose translation is MYRVTSAMIARYMPGLMTGSSDNSQTSETSAAGAQVAARKCIQDNDKNRDNVLTKDEVTISDEAFQKLDANGDNAVDRDEMRTYLSKNGKAIQTYVKNYKSLSKTSNILNELMDNSSDVGSTDLAKAATEYIKKNDKNSDGVLSRSETKMANESFTRIDTNKDGVISAEELTTFLKGSRQLLDSITNSSTSSDSSSTSKVIGNYIDKNDRDKDGKLTRSETKLTSEAFAKLDTDGDGKLNAEELKKLVQSNESLLKSFSSASSSASSTDLLSYLIKQGV